The following coding sequences are from one Mycobacterium bourgelatii window:
- the usfY gene encoding protein UsfY has product MGDTHHDPTDYLRTTLPHAGLVMKDNFFWPGLILFAVSAFGMISTAVAAGYRHYEWLATTIVIAVLGLIAGALWFAVENRRVGRIEERFYAAHPDSRPRQRATSS; this is encoded by the coding sequence ATGGGCGATACGCATCACGATCCGACGGATTACTTGCGCACCACGCTGCCGCACGCCGGCCTCGTCATGAAGGACAATTTCTTCTGGCCGGGCTTGATTTTGTTTGCTGTATCGGCGTTCGGCATGATCAGCACTGCGGTAGCCGCAGGCTACCGGCACTACGAGTGGCTCGCTACGACGATAGTGATCGCCGTGCTGGGATTGATCGCCGGTGCGCTGTGGTTCGCCGTAGAGAACCGTCGCGTCGGCCGCATCGAGGAGCGGTTTTATGCCGCCCACCCCGATAGTCGGCCACGCCAACGCGCTACGTCGAGCTAA
- a CDS encoding anti-sigma factor, producing the protein MTDADPRNNGRQRGLRAVEFNVAARLENLAMLRTLVGAIGTFEDLDFDAVADLRLAVDEVCTRLIRSATPGATLNLVVDPRDDELVVEASAACDTHDVVAPGSFSWHVLTSLADDVQTFHDGRQPDATGSVFGISLTARRAAPSR; encoded by the coding sequence ATGACCGATGCGGATCCGCGTAACAATGGGCGCCAACGGGGGCTACGCGCCGTTGAGTTCAATGTTGCTGCACGCCTGGAGAACCTGGCGATGCTGCGTACGCTGGTCGGTGCCATCGGCACTTTCGAAGACCTGGATTTCGACGCCGTCGCGGACCTGAGGCTGGCGGTGGACGAAGTGTGTACGCGGCTGATCCGTTCGGCCACGCCCGGCGCCACCCTCAACCTCGTCGTCGACCCGCGTGATGACGAGCTCGTGGTGGAGGCTTCCGCAGCGTGCGACACCCACGACGTGGTGGCACCGGGGAGCTTCAGTTGGCACGTCCTAACCTCGCTGGCCGATGACGTCCAGACTTTCCACGACGGTCGGCAGCCCGATGCAACCGGGAGCGTCTTCGGTATCTCGTTGACGGCCCGGCGGGCGGCCCCCAGCAGGTGA
- a CDS encoding RNA polymerase sigma factor SigF, producing MTARAAGGSESRPNEYADVPDMFRELATFGSDSAEFQRHRDKIVERCLPLADHIARRFEGRGEPRDDLVQVARVGLVNAVVRFDVETGSDFVSFAVPTIMGEVRRHFRDNSWSVKVPRRLKELHLRLGTATADLSQRLGRAPTATELAAELGMDREEVVEGLVAGSSYNTLSIDSGGGNEDDDARAIADTLGDVDTGLDQIENREALRPLLEALPERERMVLVLRFFESMTQTQIAERVGISQMHVSRLLAKSLARLRDQLQ from the coding sequence GTGACAGCGCGTGCTGCCGGCGGTTCTGAATCCCGACCTAACGAATACGCCGATGTGCCAGACATGTTTCGTGAGCTGGCCACTTTTGGTTCCGATAGCGCGGAGTTCCAGCGGCACCGGGACAAAATCGTGGAACGATGCCTGCCATTGGCCGATCACATCGCGCGGCGGTTCGAAGGCCGTGGCGAGCCGCGAGACGACCTCGTCCAGGTCGCGCGTGTAGGACTGGTCAACGCCGTAGTCCGGTTCGACGTCGAGACGGGGTCGGATTTCGTTTCCTTCGCCGTGCCCACCATCATGGGCGAGGTCCGGCGGCACTTCCGGGACAACAGCTGGTCGGTCAAAGTGCCCCGGCGTCTCAAGGAGTTGCACCTGCGACTCGGCACCGCCACCGCGGATCTGTCGCAGCGGCTGGGCCGTGCGCCGACCGCCACCGAACTCGCCGCCGAACTCGGGATGGACCGGGAAGAAGTGGTGGAAGGCCTGGTGGCCGGCAGTTCGTACAACACCTTGTCCATCGACAGCGGCGGCGGCAACGAAGACGACGACGCCCGCGCCATCGCGGACACCCTGGGCGACGTCGACACCGGCTTGGATCAGATCGAGAACCGGGAGGCCCTTCGGCCCCTGCTCGAGGCGTTACCCGAGCGGGAACGAATGGTTTTAGTCCTGCGGTTTTTCGAGTCGATGACGCAGACCCAGATCGCCGAGCGGGTCGGCATCTCTCAGATGCACGTATCCCGCCTACTGGCTAAGTCGCTAGCGCGACTTCGGGACCAGCTGCAATAG
- a CDS encoding STAS domain-containing protein — protein MSVSQAWQKSGTAEFTARWGPSTGVIIADGELDAANADLLAEFVHRCSQHRDRLVLDLRGLEFIGTAGFSALHRINVACSEAQADWSMIPSAAVTRLLQICDPDGSLPILRLDGDAAGELDGVQPGPIAAGPEVALAT, from the coding sequence ATGTCCGTTTCCCAAGCTTGGCAAAAGAGCGGCACCGCAGAGTTCACGGCTCGGTGGGGTCCGTCGACCGGTGTCATCATCGCCGACGGCGAACTCGACGCGGCGAACGCCGACCTGCTCGCCGAATTCGTGCATCGCTGCAGTCAGCACCGCGATCGCCTCGTCCTGGACCTGCGTGGCCTGGAATTCATTGGTACGGCCGGGTTTTCGGCTCTGCACCGGATCAATGTCGCGTGCTCGGAAGCCCAGGCGGACTGGTCGATGATTCCCAGCGCGGCGGTGACGCGATTGCTGCAAATCTGCGATCCGGACGGTTCGCTACCGATCCTGCGTCTGGATGGCGACGCGGCCGGGGAGTTGGACGGCGTGCAGCCCGGGCCTATTGCAGCTGGTCCCGAAGTCGCGCTAGCGACTTAG